The Parus major isolate Abel chromosome 4, Parus_major1.1, whole genome shotgun sequence genome has a window encoding:
- the LOC107202756 gene encoding uncharacterized protein LOC107202756, producing the protein MPVSFLESKWNKSSTWALCRLQKSQTSLLLGDSWNLLSWKGPTRIISPTPGLAQDNPKNQTVCLRELSKCLLSRGTARSWDRTFFKPAASPARFQTLLPPEQPQSGGSKGSAFPFVMLNIKEGIIKLFPHDYMDECTEHPGEICPLSLPEGHWISQRGQTPLWMLSREMGGVIWPPWVAFLIAPGPAPLVPTVTAMSLPSLSPLCRVFRALPPDPPWGRSPQAPPFQGTARGEQLLPGWSQRCRGLRNSGMNQQHIWAPDEAAQSHFPLHPRPMSSGAPGRQRSSPGCLAGRREGEEAGLALPCRGNIKRCHQITGSCPCVFLSRAEKPGLCSQPAFSFPVPWTWAWRGDSAPPALL; encoded by the coding sequence ATGCCTGTGTcttttttggaaagcaaatggAACAAAAGCAGTACCTGGGCTTTGTGTCGTCTCCAGAAGAGCCAGACCAGTTTGCTGCTGGGAGATTCATGGAAtctcctcagctggaagggacccaccaggatcatcagtccaactcctggccttgcacaggacaATCCCAAAAATCAAACCGTGTGCCTGAGAGAATTGTCCAAATGTCTCTtgagcagaggcacagccaggagctgggacaggacaTTTTTCAAgcctgcagcttctccagcccGGTTTCAGACCCTCcttcccccagagcagccccagagtGGTGGCTCCAAAGgctcagcttttccctttgtgaTGCTAAACATCAAGGAAGGGATAATCAAATTATTTCCACACGATTACATGGACGAGTGCACGGAGCACCCCGGAGAGATTTGTCCTTTGTCCCTTCCCGAGGGCCACTGGATCTCTCAGAGAGGCCAAACACCTCTCTGGATGCTgagcagggagatgggaggGGTGATTTGGCCACCCTGGGTCGCCTTTTTGATCGCTCCTGGACCTGCTCCCCTGGTTCCCACCGTGACAGCGATGTCTCTCCcatctctttctcctctctgcagagTTTTTAGGGCGCTGCCCCCTGATCCCCCCTGGGGGAGATCCCCCCAGGCACCCCCGTTCCAGGGCACAGCCCgtggggagcagctgcttcccGGCTGGAGCCAGCGCTGCCGGGGCTTGCGCAATTCTGGGATGAATCAGCAGCACATCTGGGCTCCTGATGAGGCTGCACAGTCACATTTTCCCCTCCATCCCCGCCCGATGAGCTCTGGAGCCCCGGGAAGGCAGCGATCCAGCCCgggctgcctggctgggagGCGGGAGGGAGAGGAAGCCGGGCTGGCTTTGCCTTGCAGGGGAAATATTAAACGCTGCCATCAAATAACTGGGTCATGTCCCTGTGTCTTCCTGAGCCGGGCTGAGAAGCCAGGGCTGTGTTCTCAGCCTGCTTTTAGCTTCCCTGTGCCCTGGACTTGGGCGTGGAGGGGAGACTCcgctcctcctgctctgctttga